The DNA region TcaggtatatatataaatgatcattcCTTTTATAATCTTGCCTATGGTGTGTGAACTTTCCCTTCTAAACCCTTATCGTTttatggggatgatgatgatgatgactatgtTACTAGGTGGTATAGATGTGTGATCTTTGTTTGTGATGTTGTTTTGAAGGAATTTTATAGAATTTGGATGATGAGTTTTATTgtctttaaattttgtttgttgttaaaAATTGGATGATATCTATTTTGGATTTAGTTTCTTTTGTCGGTtactaatatttgttttttctgGGTGAGATTGAATTCCATATTTATTAATGCTGACTTATAAGATTTTATTAAAGCTTATAACTAAAAAGATGACAACGGGGTGTTCTCCCCTGTGGATATAAGATCCAATgatttaatatgtttttataaaCTTTCATTAAAGTGCAGATCTAATTGATTCAAAAGTTGTAAGTGGAGATGATAAAGGAAACCATGATTGAATTTGActctttgacttttattttaaagttcCTTCTTTTAGTGTTGAAAAAAGCCATTTCTGTTTGATGAAGAAACACCCTTTTTTGAACTtctgtttggttttgttttatattttcagATCAAGCAGTAGCAGAGAATCCTGGTCCGGTCTCGGACGTTTCAGTTCCTCCGGTTTCGATTGCTGTGACTGGTTTGAATGATAACTGTAACAGTAGCACTAGTTGCAGTTCCAGCAGTGGTGCTGCTGCCAACACTAGCAGCAGTGTGTTCGCTACCATATTCGCGTCGACCATAACCGCACCAGCAGCACCTAGTTTACCGTCCCTCCCAAATCCGGGTTTCTCAGACTTCATCCAAACCATGGCTCGACCTGAATTCCCGCCACCAGAACTTTCCCTGCCCGTATCAACAGAACCCATTTCACTTTGCCTTGCTACAAATCATGGGTCATCGATTTTCGGACCTGCTGGTCAAGAACGAAGGCAATACGCTCCGCCTCCACAAGCTGCAATGTCAGCCACAGCACTACTTCAGAAGGCTGCTCAAATTGGCAGTGCAAATGGCGGTTCATTACTTCGTGGACTTGGCCTTGTATCATCAACTTCACCTGCTGCGCCTTCAGAAACTCTTCAATGGGGTTCACGGCAAGTTGAGCCTGAGACTCGCCCTGTCCTGTCAAGCCTTGGGCTAGGCTTGCCTTGTGATGAAGGGTCCGGAATGAAGGAACTAATGATTGGAAACTCATCAATGTTTGGACCGAAACAGCCAACCCTCGACTTTCTAGGATTGGGAATGGCCGCAGGGGGGAGCTCAAATAACAGTCTCACAGCATTGATCTCATCGATGGGAAATGGCCTTGATGTGGCAGccgcagcagcagcagcagcattCGGAGGACCAGAATTTAGCAGTAAAGACATGGGAAGGAGCTGAGAAGCTAGATTGTACAGGGCATCTCTTTGATGTTACAGAGAAATCAAAATCAGACATAAATTTAGGTGGGGTTACTTTGCAAAATTAACCTAGAATCAAAGACTAGAGGCAGTTGGGATTTTTTTGATGGTTCTACTGCTCtcataatgataaaaaaaagggGGGGCTATAAACAAAATGTTGTACTATGTTGTAATTCAACTACTTTTGCTTAGAACTGTAGCCAAATGCCTTCCCCcctaattttatttatgtaaaaaaggGGAGGGGGCTAGTGGATACATGAATGGAGATATAAGTTCTAATTTACAGTCTGCTATTTTCATGGTTTTTGCTGCTTTATTGAGGAAATGGTTTGAATATAAATCCTaatgattaatttattttgtagatATAATGAATTGTGATATTGAACTTTCCAAATAATTTGATGATAATTTGAattacgaaaaaaaaaaaaagttgtcttGAACATACGTTATTAGAACCTTACATGATGAACTAGACAGTATAATTAGAAGTAGAGGTAAAGGGGCTTGTTTTGATTAGTGAAGAGTAGACCACCTTTGAACACACTTTCTTTTGTTAGCAACATTTAATCTTCAAAATTTAAACTCTTAGTTTATGTCTGCTTTCTTTTGATTCCAACACTTAGCCAAAGTTTTCAGCTTCAAatgccttgaacgagcactGGGAAGCTCTTAGAAGATAGGATCGAATTTTGTACTTCAACgaaatatatatgttttacaccAGCATGCCAAAGTGGCGAGAAACCTATACAAATAAGCAAAGTAGGGGAGGGGAAAAAAGATGAATTAAAAAAGGGGGAAATGCAATTGGATGcacttaaaataaaccaagatATGTAAGAATGCATGACATGAGTAATTATTGACAAAGCAAGGGTAGAAATGCAATTAAAACACTTGAAAATGAACTCAATGACTAACTAACGTCTGATATAAAACTCACTAAACAACCTTTAACTATGATATTCAACTTGATTTTTTCTTTGCTTTTTGCTTCCGATTCTTAGCACAAATTTCTTAACCAatacaatcatataaataaataattaattattttcactTACCCACATAAATATTTGCATTGCTAAAAACTTAATTCaacttgataataataaaaaaaaaaaaaaagtgaaggtCAACTTGACATATACTTGATGTTATCTCATATAACTTGTAGATATTTATTTTGGACATGAGCATTGGATACAATATATATGTACTTGAAGTGAACTATCTCAATCATCTACTTGAAAGACACTATGTCAAGCATTAGTTTTTCCATGCCATTAATTTTTATCGTGTTACTATTACACTGATGAAACGACATAAAGCTATAACATGTTTTAATTCTTGTTTAGGCTCATAAGGAGTAATTAATGGAATTACTATAAATATATAGCTATACTTCTATTTATTGTAGTCCCTTTATCTAATCATGAAAATTGCCCCATTGATACAAggaaattttaagaaaaattagtaaaaaaaaatatatattttatgtgaAAGTGGgagaaatgtgtggatgagatgggaaataaaataaagagtcATGATAAAAAAACAGAACAATCTTTGTGTGACAAACTAAAAAGAAAGTGATGAGAATTTTATGAAACGGAGGGACGAGGGAGTATGTGTCATAGACCAAACATGTTTACATTGATCTTGATCCtttatagaaaaatatttatctCCATTTAATAATATTGGTTATGTATCTTGTTTTACATGTTCTCTTTTGTCGGTtacatttgaaattattttttgagCAAATTTTTCTTATAGTTAGTAAAAATAAGTACAACAGTTTCATTGGTCCTACTTTAAAGATTACAAGAATATCaaaagtcttttaattattatttacgcaaataacaaaatttgaaaataataaccACATACTAAAGCTAATATCTAAATtctaattcaaatataaaacaaaaagtaatatattttataattacttttattaattattgtgtaagATACCAAACATAATCAACATTGTGATAAATATATTATCCAAAATTTGACAGATTATACTCATATTTCCGTCAGCAAGGAGCAAATATAAATGCATGCAGTTAACTAAATCCCAAACAAAGTGAGAGCactacaaatgattattataaGTGTTAACTTAGTGAGGGCATCAAAAATGATTGTTGGTTGTTCgcgttttatttgatttgtttgactaAAAAggttaaatatttttgttagtttttaagctatttatGAATATATTTGTTAAAATCAAGTGTTGGATgatttcaagaaaaaaatggATTAATATgtcaaaagtcaacaaaaaaaagtcaattaaaacaacttatttcatttttaaaagCCGATTTTGATTTCTTTGCAACATCAAAGAGTTTTAAAAGccgattttgatttttaaaagcTATCTAAATATCCCACTTCAAATGAGGGTTGATTGTGATTCCAACCCGTGATCTCTTATCACGTTAGTTTCTGATACTATATCatggaaccaactcaactaaaaacttaagcttatgattgaggccccatgatatattatatactctaacaagaaTTGCTCCTAATCCCAAACATCTAACAACAGTTGTTTTAGACCCTATTTTCCTACACATTAATTTTGTGTTTGGAAAATCgacaagaaaataaaatattaatgctCAAAATGCCCAGGAGCAGCTCAAACTAAAGAGGATATTTTCGTGTCacaatttatattttctttggTATTTAACGGTTGctatatttcttatttttattttatttagttaagaattttattttaattgcatataattaattaattggacATTATTAAAAGTTAAGACGAACATAGGTGAAGCTACATAGGGACTGAAGGAGGCCCGACCCCCCTAATTTAAATGCACagtctattttattttaaactcAATCACCttactaatttataatttataaaagtgctaattaaatattacaaatcaaataaaatttaatagtcTAAATAGTAGAAATAATacttaaaatttgtaatttaaatcTTCACGTTGCAATAATTTTGAAACTATCAATTCTGAGAATATTTGTCATCATCACTAgttacaaattataaaaatttccattttaaaacaaaaacttttaattcaaacttggttttatataattatttttcctAGTGTAATGTTCATTTATTTCACAATTAGTTTCAAGAGTTATTTTTCGCTAGTGTATCATTCATTTGACATTGatttttaagtaattaattatttatctgTTGAAGTTTTTCAAACAGATTCGACGATTTGTTATTTATATGAATTTGTAATCGAATCTAATTTTAAcccgactttaaaataaatttaatttattttaaaattaatgtgaATACAAAATTCGATTTTAAACTGACCAAAAAACAAACTCAAAATACACCACGTAACCCGAATGAATACCAATAACTTATTCaactttaactttttttactaGTGTATGAATTATCAGTGTTGAGAATAATTTATAGCTATATAGTGTATAAGTCACTCAACTCAGCTATAGCTTTTTGTTAACGTATTGATCATTCGACTAAAGTTTTTTCACAAGCATATTCATCATTTTACTATAACACTTTtcactacaatataatttactgtgtatatttagtgttattttatttaaatgtcacc from Amaranthus tricolor cultivar Red isolate AtriRed21 chromosome 3, ASM2621246v1, whole genome shotgun sequence includes:
- the LOC130807388 gene encoding zinc finger protein ENHYDROUS-like; this translates as MPADLDVSSPKTMSNSTGQTGDASISSSADQIEPLKPPPKKKRNQPGMPDPDAEVIALSPKTLMATNRFVCEICNKGFQRDQNLQLHRRGHNLPWKLRQRTSKEIKKRVYVCPEPSCVHHDPSRALGDLTGIKKHFCRKHGEKKWKCEKCSKKYAVQSDWKAHIKICGTREYKCDCGTIFSRRDSFITHRAFCDALAEESARNHRPPNPINGNNNNNNKMELDSKASIAIESPPPPPPPPPKKSSPPRTLPLQPPLLTQSTSMVSSILPIQSSDQAVAENPGPVSDVSVPPVSIAVTGLNDNCNSSTSCSSSSGAAANTSSSVFATIFASTITAPAAPSLPSLPNPGFSDFIQTMARPEFPPPELSLPVSTEPISLCLATNHGSSIFGPAGQERRQYAPPPQAAMSATALLQKAAQIGSANGGSLLRGLGLVSSTSPAAPSETLQWGSRQVEPETRPVLSSLGLGLPCDEGSGMKELMIGNSSMFGPKQPTLDFLGLGMAAGGSSNNSLTALISSMGNGLDVAAAAAAAAFGGPEFSSKDMGRS